The Sander lucioperca isolate FBNREF2018 chromosome 4, SLUC_FBN_1.2, whole genome shotgun sequence DNA segment TTTCTgatattataaaaaataaaaaaaagaatacatatAGCTTAATGTACTCAAAATGTGCTTTAGATCTTTTATGCAATGTCTATATTAACCCGATAGGGGTTTTGTTAGTGTGTTGTTACACTTAACTGAAGGATTTTTGAAGGTTCTTGCAAGGTTCCAGTCCCATGTGCTCTTAGTTCAGGCTCTATTAGTCTGCAGGCTACATATCACTCAAAGTGATGTATCACTGTGTTCCCAGTCAGGCTGCTGAAAGCAGCACTAGCAACATTTAAAATTACAGCTCTCTATGTCCTGCACATTTACTTGATATCACTGACTGTACCAAAATGCCACCACGTATGATAGATAGCAATCAAAACAGGTTGTAGCActgcaacaaaataaaaagatgtgCCGTAATTCAGTCAGTACCATGCAGGTCTGTCACCAAAGGCGAATGGTTTTTGTATCATGCTCCAAGTTGAAATATTTAAGATAATGATCTAAATTTACATTTGCCATCAGTTTGCCATTGCACTGTGATAACATAATTCAGGTAAAGATTAAACATGCACATATTTTGTCATCGACAAAAGTCGATTTTGCACAAACAGGATCTTTGGATTATTCCAGTGCAGTACAATAAACATCATCATCCACATTGGGCCACCCTGAGGTAGGCCATAGCTGTAAACAGTGACATACAACAAAACAGTGtggatgaagaaaaaaaaacttattttaatTGAAATATCTGGCCTATCTTAATTCTCTCTTGCAGTGTAATATAAACTCAGAGTCCCTGAAATGACTGGGTTTATTACCTCAAGTCCCCCCTTATTTGCAAGCTTAGAGGTCATCCTCTAAATACACTTTAAATTCACTTATGGGTTAACCACTTCATCATTAATGTAAGAGCAGACTGAGGAGCATAAGCAACATTAAGTGCTTACTTTATCTGCACTGAGAATCAAACTCCCTTAGTTACTCCTCTCATAcatgtttcattttaaataaatggtgAAGgaatttttaaacaaattaaagaatTCTGTTCacatatatatagcctatttttttattcaactgTAGTGTCTCAGTTGTAGCAGGGGGAGTGTGTATTTGAATCCAGGACTGGAGTTTCATGACAGAGTTGACATGAGTTATTAACAGGACTACATCCTTCTATTAGTGATTGCAGTTTGAAACGTGAGGAAAATTTGCTTTCTGGCTTCAATTATGCACCACACTTCCTATAGGCAGCACGTTAAGGCAACAGACAGGAAATAATTATTCTGTTCGATTTTCTTCTTGTCTATTCTGACCTGCTCTCTATGATcatgtattgtttattttacacttaATTTCCCTTCCTGGACTGAAGCTCGATGTTATCTCTGGATAAGATGAGATGTGATGATGTATCAAAACAACAGGCAGACAGTTTTGTCACAGTAGAATCAATGATGCTTAGTTCTGTTTGCGTAATAGTACATTAAAATACCCTACATTATTAGCTTTAGCCAGTATGATCATACagagtatatgtatatgtaaatacaatataaataaaatagcaatTTGGTAGTAGCTACTGTGTTCGAACAAGCACAGCTGAAAGGTATTTCAATGTCTCCAATGTGCCAAACAATGAATCCTTAGGGTGCTTGTAAAGCTGTAGTCATAGGATATGGGCAGCATATGCAGAGCTGGGACCGAAATGATGTGGATAATAAAGTGGACTGTAGGGATGAAAGCATCAAAGTGTTGATAGGAATATTAGTGCTGGGTCTACACGGCTGAACCTGACCCCTCCTGGCTCCACGTTGTCTGAGGATGGCAACCAATTTTCTGGCTCCACCGTTATATGGACTTGGTCATTTGGACCATACAATTATTGTGtaaacatctttttgttttatatggtTCAACTGTATGGGGATATGTTTTCAGTAATCAATGGTTAAGGAGTCAAGTGTTAATTATAAAAATGGGTAAACACACTTACAAGTTACTGTTTACTCTCTCTTCAGCAGTCTCCCCTAGATGCTTCACTGGCTTTTTCAAATTTCTCCCCCAAATAAATAGGGCTATGAGAttccatgtgtgtatgtgtgcgtaatTCATGCACAGGAAAACGCCTGTGTTGCTGTTTACTTTTTTCTCTCATGTGTAGCCTGGCTTTTTTAGCTGGGTTTGTGCTAGCTCTCTGGCCTGCTGACTTAGTTAAAGATGACAAAACATTGTGTGTGTCAAATGGTGAGGTCTAAATGGTATTTGGACGGTCTACACTGGTAGCGTGTAATGCTAGAGTCTCCGTAGACGACAGATTCAGCCTATAGGCTGCATAGGCCCATTTATgattacataaaaataaaaaaaatatatattacagaATAACGGTTTCCTACTTTACATTTCCctgttgtttgtattattatccTCATCTTCTTGCTTTGTAAAATAGCCCACCGAGAGCTGACTATTCATAGACTTCCGTCTTCATCTTCTAATCAATAAATGAGATTAGTCTAGACAATCAGCAAAAAATATTCCTGCTTGTTAGTGAATCTCAGTCAAATTGCCGCTGAGCTCAACTTTATTTAGCCTGCTGTGCCATTTTTGTAATGATGCAGAAATATGTATGGGTTGCAGATCATAAAAAAAACCATTGAAGCGGAGTCTATCATACACCTTCTACTTTCTCTTGCAACGGTCAATATATAACGTTATCCTCTCAAAAATAACCTCGTTTGCAGATCGCAAATGTAAAGGCCTGATAGCCAGTGACCCACGACCTTTAAAACATAGCCGCGCAGGATCCTACATTCATTCAGTTGGCACAAAGCAGCCATATATTTTAATAGGCTTGTAATTCCTTTTTTGAACAATTTGTTCAcgcctttctttctttcttgtatAAAGGAACAGTAGATTTTGAATTTGAACAAATAGGCCACATTTCCGTATGGATTATAGCCATGTCCAAACTGATCTGtaatcaaatgttttaaaaaagctgAGTTggcccattgtttttttaatttttattttttttataaattctcTAATGTGTTACCAATACGCACGCTGATTTTACTCacattgtcttattttgtattatttattatggtctgtttttGTCCTAACGTGAATAGCAATGAACAAAATGAATGTTGTTTCTGTTAACAACGTTTTCATATTAGCCTACTGTATTTCCCGTCAGAGCTGCCTTTTTGACTCAGTAGCTAGAACTAATGAAGAGAAGGTATTCACAGGATGGTCAACTGTGACCTTCAGGCGTTAATCTTCGTGCAATAATTCAGTTTGAGAAAAGCAACAATGAATCATCTCCTCCCTTAAAAAGAATTGAATTTAAGTCATGACTCATGCCagttaaatgttttatgattattatgattattactattattactattattattattattattcatttttaaaaaaggcGACTGCAATTGACAAAATCAAGAGTAGGCTACGTTTAGACAAGTTTACAATCCACTATAGGCTATAATTAATAGACTAGTTTATCTCTGTTTACCACGGTGTTCCTTTATGGTAGGTTTAGACTCAACCAGAAAATAATGTGGTTTGAGTCAGCTCCAGCAATAATAACAGGTAGGCTGATATCTGAGTTATTTAGCCTACTCTTCTGTTATTAAAAAAGACGTTCAGTACAAATGGTGGCCTCATAGGTTCATATGTAGACCTATGTCATGCTCTTACCGCCTCTCTCTTCCTCCGCTCCTCCCGGGCCTCCGTTTTTTTCAGCTCGGCCTTAAAAGCCTGCGTGTCTCCGTGCTGTCCGTCCTTGTCCAGGATGTCCATCAGGTAGGAGATGTAGCTGGTGGCCAGCCGCAGTGTCTTGATCTTGGACAGCTTAGTGTCGGCCGGGACGTTGGGGATACACTCCCTTAGCTCCGCAAAGGCCGAGTTGATGCTCTGGGTCCGCCGCCTCTCCTTACGGTTGGCCGTCGGTCTCCGTTTCACGGGCCGAGGATGTGTGTGGTGGGGGTGCATACCCACCGCGGCTCCGTTCACCGAGATGGCGCCGGCCCCCGGAACCAAGCTGCCGGGTCCgtagtggtggtgatgatgatggtggggGTCCAGGCCGCCGGTGGACCCGCCGCCGCTGTTGCCATGGTACTCTGGGCTGTAGCCGGGCGCGAGGCTATATTCTGTGGGGGACATATCCGCGTGGCTTATCAGCCAGCTCGTAAAGTACGGAGGAGCCCCGGTATCCTCGTGACACCGACcggccgccgccgccgccgcatGCAAGGAATAGTGGTGGCTGTCGTGGTGGTGCATGACCGGGTGATGAGGGAAGCCCGAGACAAGACTcatagtgacacacacacacacacacacacacacacacacacacacacacacacacacacacacacacacacacacacacgc contains these protein-coding regions:
- the hand2 gene encoding heart- and neural crest derivatives-expressed protein 2; amino-acid sequence: MSLVSGFPHHPVMHHHDSHHYSLHAAAAAAGRCHEDTGAPPYFTSWLISHADMSPTEYSLAPGYSPEYHGNSGGGSTGGLDPHHHHHHHYGPGSLVPGAGAISVNGAAVGMHPHHTHPRPVKRRPTANRKERRRTQSINSAFAELRECIPNVPADTKLSKIKTLRLATSYISYLMDILDKDGQHGDTQAFKAELKKTEAREERRKREAVEIPKATSSSSSSSSSSSAGDKKSKGRTGWPQHVWALELKQ